The Arthrobacter sp. NicSoilC5 genome has a window encoding:
- a CDS encoding histidine phosphatase family protein, with protein sequence MTSPALAPRPQLWILRHGETEWSKSGQYTGLTDLPLTVEGEQQAVEARKVLDGVDFDLVLTSPLRRARRTAELAGFPDARHEPLAVEWNYGDYEGISSDLIRKDNPDYLIWTHGVPNGETLDEVAARADKIIGRILESGMDNVLIVAHGHFSRILTARWLELPPTEGRHFVLGTAKVCTLGWDKKTPAIVRWGL encoded by the coding sequence GTGACCAGTCCCGCCCTAGCCCCGCGCCCCCAGCTCTGGATCCTCCGCCACGGCGAGACCGAATGGTCCAAGAGCGGACAGTACACCGGCCTCACCGACCTCCCGCTGACCGTGGAAGGTGAGCAGCAGGCCGTGGAGGCCCGCAAGGTGCTGGACGGCGTCGATTTCGACCTGGTGCTCACCTCCCCGTTGCGGCGCGCACGGCGAACCGCCGAGCTGGCTGGATTCCCCGATGCCCGGCACGAGCCGCTCGCCGTGGAATGGAACTACGGCGACTACGAAGGCATCAGCTCCGACCTGATCCGCAAGGACAACCCCGATTACCTGATCTGGACGCACGGCGTGCCCAACGGCGAGACCCTGGACGAGGTGGCCGCGAGGGCGGACAAGATCATTGGCCGGATCCTGGAATCCGGGATGGATAACGTGCTGATCGTGGCACATGGGCATTTCTCCCGGATATTGACCGCCCGCTGGCTGGAATTGCCTCCCACGGAGGGGCGGCACTTTGTCCTGGGGACGGCCAAGGTCTGCACCCTGGGATGGGATAAGAAGACACCCGCTATTGTCCGCTGGGGCCTCTAA
- a CDS encoding glycosyltransferase 87 family protein, with product MHETQPPEDARRPRIVVPSRSDSLLRNFTEVIGGPLGTRADPGVVTPGIFTVERVLIVLTALAALLGILLKGYCRVNGWATPTQFYATCYSDFPELFRNRGMAAGLFPILGSGSQFEYPVLIGLIAGLTAWLVPGGDTNAQALAYFDINAVLLAAVAILTVLVTARMPGRRPWDAAMVAVAPGIVLAGTINWDLWAACLLALGMYFFARQRLVPAGVMIGLATATKVYPLLVLGAILLLAVRTGRWRPLLVTAGSAAATWLVVNLPFAVANPSGWAYFFQYSADRGAGYSSAWFAYNLVAERLGWSGLGADGVSVLSTGLFVLACAGIAAVALTARRRPRLAQLAFLVVAAFILTSKVYSPQYVVWLIPLLALARPRWRDFLVWQGIEALHWAAIWMYLGQVTSAGSSQHNLDMPYYVLAVAAHMAAVGYLMARVVWDIYDPAYDPIRRHQLDDPHGGPFANAPDRFRLHPFRPGTPLLPPKVRSHA from the coding sequence ATGCACGAGACCCAGCCGCCGGAGGATGCACGACGGCCCCGCATCGTGGTGCCCAGCCGCAGTGATTCCCTGCTGCGGAATTTCACCGAGGTGATCGGCGGCCCGCTGGGGACCAGGGCTGATCCCGGCGTCGTCACACCGGGCATCTTCACCGTGGAGCGGGTGCTCATTGTCCTCACGGCGCTGGCGGCCCTGCTGGGGATCCTGCTGAAAGGTTACTGCAGGGTCAACGGATGGGCGACGCCCACACAGTTCTATGCCACCTGCTATTCAGACTTCCCGGAGCTGTTCCGGAACCGCGGCATGGCGGCGGGACTCTTTCCCATCCTGGGCAGCGGCAGCCAGTTTGAATACCCGGTGCTCATCGGTTTGATCGCGGGGCTGACAGCCTGGCTGGTGCCGGGTGGAGATACCAACGCCCAGGCTCTGGCCTACTTCGACATCAACGCCGTCCTGCTGGCGGCGGTTGCCATCCTCACCGTGCTGGTGACGGCCCGCATGCCCGGCCGGCGTCCCTGGGACGCGGCCATGGTGGCGGTGGCGCCGGGAATCGTACTGGCCGGAACCATCAACTGGGACCTGTGGGCTGCGTGCCTGCTCGCGTTGGGAATGTACTTTTTTGCCCGGCAGCGCCTCGTTCCCGCCGGAGTGATGATCGGCCTGGCAACAGCCACCAAGGTGTATCCGCTCCTGGTGCTGGGGGCCATCCTGCTGCTTGCGGTACGCACCGGGAGATGGCGCCCCCTGCTGGTAACCGCCGGCAGCGCGGCTGCCACATGGCTGGTGGTCAATCTGCCCTTCGCTGTCGCCAACCCCTCCGGCTGGGCCTATTTCTTCCAGTACAGCGCCGACCGGGGAGCCGGTTACAGCTCAGCCTGGTTCGCGTACAACCTTGTGGCTGAACGGCTGGGCTGGTCCGGGCTTGGTGCCGACGGCGTCAGCGTTCTGTCCACTGGACTCTTTGTGCTGGCCTGCGCCGGGATTGCCGCTGTTGCCCTGACGGCACGCCGCCGCCCACGGCTGGCACAACTCGCCTTCCTGGTTGTGGCTGCCTTCATCCTGACCAGCAAGGTCTATTCGCCGCAGTACGTCGTGTGGCTCATTCCCCTGCTGGCCCTGGCCAGGCCGCGGTGGCGCGACTTCCTGGTGTGGCAGGGCATCGAAGCCCTGCATTGGGCCGCGATCTGGATGTACCTTGGTCAGGTGACCAGCGCCGGTTCCTCCCAGCACAACCTGGACATGCCCTACTACGTCCTCGCCGTAGCCGCGCACATGGCCGCGGTGGGCTACCTCATGGCACGGGTGGTCTGGGATATCTACGATCCCGCGTATGACCCCATCCGCCGGCACCAACTGGATGACCCGCACGGCGGCCCATTCGCGAATGCGCCGGACCGGTTCCGGCTGCACCCATTCCGGCCCGGCACCCCGCTCCTTCCTCCGAAAGTAAGGTCCCATGCCTGA